In Danaus plexippus chromosome 9 unlocalized genomic scaffold, MEX_DaPlex mxdp_26, whole genome shotgun sequence, the following proteins share a genomic window:
- the LOC116767344 gene encoding 23 kDa integral membrane protein-like — MKPKSIRCMKFFLALFNIIFILFGLVLMAICVINMRDRAHREQPSSLSRGVLSFILTLGFGLIVTAVLGCIGSLRENVKILYVHSCFLMFLLSVEVMVGVGSAVINAWVGGGSELRLQFYKNITVDDEGPNQQAFWDKLQSENQCCGVDGPQDYAILQRDIPASCCARAHPLREGGARRHLHSTCITERSYYVRGCEEVLRQKKAFKGNIFITTGIIFTLLEIVCIILSLWMARVVRQERRKLQQNLQAHFET; from the exons ATGAAACCCAAAAGCATTAGATGCATGAAGTTCTTTCTCGCGctctttaacataatattcatt TTGTTCGGACTGGTCCTGATGGCGATATGTGTGATCAATATGCGTGATCGCGCTCACCGCGAACAGCCGTCCTCACTGTCCCGGGGAGTGCTGTCTTTTATCCTTACCCTGGGATTTGGGCTGATCGTCACAGCTGTGCTAGGCTGCATTGGCTCATTAAGAGAAAATGTCAAGATTCTATACGTG CACTCCTGTTTCCTCATGTTCCTGTTATCGGTAGAGGTGATGGTCGGAGTGGGGAGTGCCGTCATAAACGCCTGGGTCGGAGGAGGCAGTGAACTCAGACTGCAGTTCTATAAGAACATCACAGTCGATGATGAAGGACCTAACCAGCAGGCGTTCTGGGACAAATTACAGTCTGAA aaCCAATGCTGCGGCGTGGACGGCCCCCAAGACTATGCCATCTTACAACGAGATATCCCCGCGTCTTGTTGCGCACGCGCTCACCCCTTACGAGAAGGCGGTGCGAGAAGACATCTACACTCTACCTGTATCACCGAAAGATCATACTACGTGAGAGGCTGCGAGGAAGTGCTGCGACAAAAGAAGGCATTCAAgggaaacatttttattacaactggAATTATTTTCACTCTATTGGAG atcGTATGCATCATTCTGTCTCTGTGGATGGCTCGCGTTGTCAGGCAGGAACGTCGAAAACTTCAACAGAACTTACAAGCTCATTTCGAGAcataa